ACTTTCTACTATAATACTTTCCCCAGGATTTTGTCAGGTTTAAAATGTTGTCTGTGAATGTGTAATGAAATACATTCCTTTTTACATTTATGATTATGAGATCGCATATATTCGGACACCTGAGTCGGACActtaagtcggttaaaattattcaattaaatataacccATTTCATTTAATGTCACAGAAAGCATGTTTTTACATGATATTTTAGAGTGTTCTTCAACTTATGACCTACCAGCACtcaatattattcaaataatagtGCAAAACGGTTATacacaaaaaattaacaaaattgacAGGTGTACAAGTGGTAACCCACAAATTTTCCTGAGAAACTACTGTTATGAATTGTAAACTTAGCTATTTATTatctaataaatagataataaagctatttattatctaataaatagataataaatagctCTTTTTAGTAGCAAAATCTAGAGGCTGTAGTTACCAAGGTATAACATAACAGAATGATATTAGTAATAAGTAGGGTTTCTGATGTCACTCCAGATCATAGCTAATTTACTCTATTAATGGTTATATACCCAATAGTGCCTACTTTAGATTATTTAGTCCCTGAAAACTTGACTGTTTATGTTGAAGATAATAATTGTGTACAACTGTTTAGCactgtaataaaataactgttatgtcttcattacacatatatacaaatatttcgTTCAAATAATTTGTTCATTGTTTGGAAGAGGAATATGTAACTTTCAAGTTGGGGCCTTTCGGAGCCTTCAGAAACAGAAATTCCTTTCCCCTACTTATGTCTAATGTTGaacacacaaataataaaattgaaaagaattatttttggcttatttttatgtggattatatagtaattaaatatttaattacgaaACATGTCATTTATAAATTGTGTAGTCCACAAAAATATTGATTCACTTctatacattttattgatttaaattataattatattatatagtaactCTAACTATTCTGGTATCCTTTCATTGGCATAACAGTAtcattaaattatacttaaaaagttaaaactgAAGTGAGTCCACACTACTTTTTTACATCTTTTGCTTTTCTGTGATGCAAGTAGTTGAATAATTTCCAATGTGCAAGTGTTGATTCAATGAAAAATGGACACATATGCAAACACATGCATGTAGCAATGCATAATTATCAAATTGGAATTTCAAGAATCAAGatgaaaataagtttataagtgGGGACACACTTAATGAAATTTGTTTGAGTGTATGTTCTGTACTTACTATTGTTACAGTATGGCAATGTTGGTTATTAGGCAATAGATATTGTTACATTAATCCCGAGATTCCCATTGTCCGCAAACAGTTGTGCTAGGGAGGTATCAAACACCAGGCAGTCAGAGTTCATGATGGCAGATGAGACTCCTTCGTGTATAGACCTTGGCATCGCCTCCCAAGTGAGCCTTCTCCTGTGCCCATTCAATTCCAGCCGATACGCAAAGTTCTCTGCTTCCTTCCGTGAACCTATAAGCTGTACAATTGCAAAGAACTGCTGATGGCCATCAAACTTCTCTTGCTTTTCTAGCACTAACATAAAGTGATGGTTGAAGCAAGACTGCATCATGACCCAGTCTACAGCTCCAGGTAGGTTAATATCAGTAGCTAGGAACACAATATCTTCGCCTTGCAGCGTTGTGATACTCTTGTGGGACATCATAAGGTGAGGCATGACCTGATCGAGCCCACCCTGCCACTTGCAGGATGCTCCGGGACACGGGCAGGAGTACGGTCTGAACTCACACGCCTCTTCATGCTCAGCTTTCTCTGTGTGGACCAGTGTGACCGTGCAGCCAGTGTTGGAATGTTTGCAAGGAAACATCACATTACTAGCAACCTTCTCCATGGCAAGGTTGCGGATGTTGCCGAGCGGGCCGCGGCAGGTGGGGCAGCACGACAACTTGGGCCGGCAGCTGGAGCACACCAGGTGCCCACTCTGGCACTGCAGGATTGGTGGTAGTACATAGTCGAAGCACACCGGGCACTCGAACAGCGAGGCTAGGTCCGCGGACATCGCGGTGGGCACACTGGCGAGCGCGTGCACCCCGGGGACAGCACAACTGGAACCGCTTGTTCCGCGTCTCTTGTTGTTTGTGCTCATGACACCGTCACGCGCACATAGGATCAGTCGATCGCCGACCAACGATCAACAGAATGTTCACTTAAGTTTCACGAATACCACGAACCGATGCCCGAATCATTTGTAGCCCTCCACTGTGGACATTTTCCGTCTGCTTGTATCGTCGAAATAAGATTCCATCACAACTTCCAATGTATTCGTTTTTATCGGTGCAGTTTTGATCTTTGTATACAATAATTGGGGTGGGAATCCGTACTGTAGAAGGATT
The Pararge aegeria chromosome 6, ilParAegt1.1, whole genome shotgun sequence genome window above contains:
- the LOC120624609 gene encoding E3 ubiquitin-protein ligase SIAH1A-like gives rise to the protein MSTNNKRRGTSGSSCAVPGVHALASVPTAMSADLASLFECPVCFDYVLPPILQCQSGHLVCSSCRPKLSCCPTCRGPLGNIRNLAMEKVASNVMFPCKHSNTGCTVTLVHTEKAEHEEACEFRPYSCPCPGASCKWQGGLDQVMPHLMMSHKSITTLQGEDIVFLATDINLPGAVDWVMMQSCFNHHFMLVLEKQEKFDGHQQFFAIVQLIGSRKEAENFAYRLELNGHRRRLTWEAMPRSIHEGVSSAIMNSDCLVFDTSLAQLFADNGNLGINVTISIA